Proteins encoded together in one Allomeiothermus silvanus DSM 9946 window:
- the kdpC gene encoding potassium-transporting ATPase subunit KdpC: protein MIKAWRFTAVFLLLCGLLYPVLTTWLARGLFPHQAEGSLIVKDGRVLGSELLGQPFSGARYFIGRPSAAGYDPRVAAGSNLAVSNPALRERVRQDAQAIAQREGVRPEQIPPDLLAASGSGLDPHISPESARLQVARVAKARGLSPQAVQQMVDQYTERGLLGQPRVNVLRLNLALDGVR from the coding sequence GTGATAAAAGCCTGGCGTTTCACGGCGGTCTTCCTCCTGCTGTGCGGCCTGCTGTACCCTGTCCTGACCACCTGGCTGGCGCGGGGCCTCTTTCCCCACCAGGCCGAGGGCAGCCTGATCGTGAAAGACGGGCGCGTCCTGGGCTCCGAACTCCTGGGGCAGCCCTTCAGCGGCGCGCGCTACTTCATCGGGCGGCCTTCGGCGGCGGGCTACGACCCCCGGGTGGCGGCCGGCTCCAACCTGGCGGTCTCCAACCCCGCCCTGCGCGAGCGGGTGCGACAAGACGCCCAGGCGATCGCCCAGCGGGAGGGGGTGCGCCCGGAGCAGATCCCTCCGGACCTGCTGGCGGCCTCGGGTTCCGGCCTTGACCCCCACATCAGCCCCGAGTCCGCCCGCCTGCAGGTAGCCCGGGTGGCGAAAGCCCGTGGCCTCTCCCCCCAGGCGGTGCAGCAGATGGTCGACCAGTACACCGAGCGGGGTCTCCTCGGCCAGCCCAGGGTCAACGTGTTGCGGCTCAACCTGGCCCTGGACGGGGTACGCTAG
- the kdpB gene encoding potassium-transporting ATPase subunit KdpB, whose product MNQAELKLARKRSRRGLVERGQLAEALRQAFVYLSPRRQLKNPVMFVVYVGTWVTLYLAAANLVSGRSWGYELGVAVWLFLTVLFANFAEALAEARGRAQAQSLRTARTDLKALRLTEDGVEEVPSTRLRKGDRVQVGEGAFIPADGEVVEGLAVVDESAITGESAPVVREAGSDFNGVTAGTRVLTGHIVVEVTSNPGESFLDRMIALVEGATRQKTPNEIALSVLLSALTLIFLLVVVTLPFAAGFLGISVSVTTLVALLVCLIPTTIGGLLPAIGIAGMDRALKANVLAKSGRAVEVAGDIDTLLLDKTGTITLGDRQATEFRPVGGVSRERLAWAALGASLHDTTPEGKSIVRLAREQGARVEEALIAGSKGLEFTAQTRMSGTDLPGGVRLRKGSPDRMTELVEQAGNKVPPDLAPLVEEVARQGATPLVVCENEQPLGVVALSDVVKPGIRERFAQLRRMGLRTVMVTGDNPLTARAIAQEAGVDEFIAQAKPEDKLRLIREEQAKGRLVAMMGDGTNDAPALAQADVGLAMNSGTQAAKEAANMIDLDSDPTKLLEVVEIGKQLLITRGALTTFSIANDVAKYFAILPAMFVSAIPQLQALNVMRLESPTSAVLSAVVFNALVIPALVPLALRGVRFAPSSADGLLLRNLLVYGLGGLLLPFVGIKLIDLLIGRFV is encoded by the coding sequence ATGAACCAAGCAGAACTCAAGCTAGCCCGCAAGCGGAGCCGGCGAGGCCTGGTCGAGCGCGGCCAGCTGGCCGAGGCCCTGCGCCAGGCTTTCGTGTACCTTTCCCCCCGCCGCCAGCTAAAAAACCCGGTGATGTTCGTGGTCTACGTGGGAACTTGGGTGACGCTCTACCTGGCGGCGGCCAACCTCGTCAGCGGACGGAGTTGGGGTTATGAGTTGGGCGTGGCGGTGTGGCTCTTCCTGACCGTGCTCTTCGCCAACTTCGCCGAGGCCCTGGCCGAGGCGCGGGGCCGGGCCCAGGCCCAGAGCTTGCGCACCGCTCGGACCGACCTCAAGGCCTTGCGGCTGACGGAGGACGGGGTCGAGGAGGTCCCCAGCACCCGGCTGCGCAAAGGGGATCGGGTGCAAGTGGGCGAGGGAGCGTTCATCCCCGCCGACGGGGAGGTGGTCGAAGGGTTGGCGGTGGTGGACGAGTCGGCCATCACCGGAGAGTCGGCGCCGGTAGTGCGCGAGGCCGGCAGCGATTTCAACGGGGTGACCGCGGGAACCCGGGTGCTCACCGGCCACATCGTGGTGGAGGTGACCTCCAACCCGGGGGAGAGCTTTCTCGACCGCATGATCGCCCTGGTCGAGGGGGCCACCCGGCAGAAGACCCCCAACGAGATCGCCCTCTCGGTTTTGCTCTCGGCCCTTACTTTGATCTTTTTGCTGGTGGTGGTCACCCTACCCTTCGCCGCCGGATTTCTAGGGATCAGCGTGAGCGTCACCACCCTGGTGGCCCTCCTGGTCTGCCTGATCCCCACCACCATCGGCGGCCTTCTGCCAGCCATCGGCATCGCGGGCATGGACCGGGCCCTCAAAGCCAACGTGCTGGCCAAGTCGGGCCGGGCAGTGGAGGTCGCGGGGGACATCGATACCCTCTTGCTGGATAAAACCGGGACGATTACCTTAGGGGACCGCCAGGCTACCGAGTTTCGCCCGGTGGGGGGAGTTTCCCGGGAGCGGCTGGCCTGGGCAGCTTTGGGCGCCTCGTTGCACGATACCACCCCGGAGGGCAAGAGCATCGTGCGGCTGGCCCGCGAGCAGGGGGCCCGGGTGGAAGAAGCGCTCATCGCGGGATCCAAGGGCCTCGAGTTCACCGCCCAGACCCGCATGTCCGGCACCGACCTGCCGGGGGGGGTGCGGCTGCGCAAAGGCTCCCCCGACCGCATGACGGAGCTGGTGGAGCAGGCGGGGAACAAGGTTCCCCCCGACCTCGCCCCCTTGGTGGAAGAAGTCGCCCGGCAGGGAGCTACTCCGCTGGTGGTGTGCGAGAACGAGCAACCTTTGGGGGTGGTGGCCCTTTCGGATGTGGTCAAGCCGGGGATTCGCGAGCGCTTCGCCCAGCTTCGGCGTATGGGCTTACGCACGGTGATGGTCACCGGCGACAACCCCCTCACCGCCCGGGCCATCGCCCAGGAGGCGGGGGTGGATGAGTTCATCGCCCAGGCCAAGCCGGAGGACAAGCTCCGGCTCATCCGCGAGGAGCAGGCCAAGGGCCGATTGGTGGCGATGATGGGCGATGGTACCAACGACGCCCCGGCGCTGGCCCAGGCCGATGTGGGCCTGGCCATGAACTCGGGGACCCAGGCCGCTAAAGAGGCCGCCAACATGATCGACCTGGACTCCGATCCCACCAAGCTGCTGGAGGTCGTCGAGATCGGCAAGCAGCTTCTGATCACCCGCGGCGCACTCACCACCTTCTCCATCGCCAACGATGTGGCCAAATACTTTGCCATCCTCCCGGCCATGTTCGTCAGCGCCATTCCTCAGCTGCAGGCACTCAACGTGATGCGGCTGGAGAGCCCCACCAGCGCGGTGCTCTCGGCGGTGGTCTTCAACGCCCTGGTCATCCCGGCCTTGGTACCCCTGGCCCTGCGCGGGGTGCGCTTTGCCCCCAGCAGCGCCGACGGGCTGTTGCTGCGCAACCTGCTGGTCTATGGCCTGGGCGGGCTCCTCCTGCCCTTCGTCGGCATCAAGCTCATCGATTTGCTCATCGGACGCTTCGTCTAG
- a CDS encoding sensor protein KdpD, whose amino-acid sequence MEPAAPDPQQLLEAILKSGRGRHKIYVGAAAGVGKTYRALQELRERLEAGVDAVVGYLETHGRADTARMAEGLPIFPRKQLEYKGVVLPEMDLEGLLARRPALVLVDELAHTNVPGSKNAKRYQDVEELLQAGISVISTMNIQHLESLNDLVARLTGVRVKERVPDRVLLEADEVILVDVTPEVLQERLRAGKIYPKAKIEQALANFFTAENLAVLRELALRSVADKVEEDASVGEDSPAIKERIAVAVTPSPKDALLIRRGARMAQRMRGELHVVHVRNRRLSREEERVLDSHRIITESLEGRFHSLEGRDVAKALADFAKEYGITQLVLGENSNPTWRDFFRLSIIQRLIYLTHDIDIHIMDRRAEER is encoded by the coding sequence GTGGAACCGGCGGCGCCCGACCCCCAGCAGTTGCTCGAGGCCATCCTGAAAAGCGGGAGGGGCCGCCATAAGATCTACGTGGGGGCCGCCGCCGGGGTGGGCAAGACCTACCGGGCCTTGCAGGAGTTGCGCGAGCGCCTGGAGGCCGGGGTGGACGCGGTGGTGGGCTACCTCGAGACCCACGGGCGCGCCGACACCGCCCGCATGGCCGAGGGCTTGCCGATCTTCCCGCGCAAGCAGCTGGAGTACAAGGGGGTGGTCCTGCCGGAGATGGACCTGGAGGGGCTGCTCGCGCGCCGCCCGGCGCTGGTGTTGGTGGACGAGCTGGCCCATACCAACGTCCCCGGCTCCAAGAACGCCAAGCGCTACCAGGACGTGGAGGAACTGCTGCAAGCGGGGATCAGCGTGATCTCCACCATGAACATCCAGCATCTGGAGTCCTTGAATGACCTGGTGGCCCGCCTCACCGGGGTGCGGGTGAAAGAGCGGGTCCCCGACCGGGTGCTCTTGGAGGCCGACGAGGTGATCCTGGTGGACGTGACCCCGGAGGTGCTCCAGGAGCGGCTCCGGGCGGGCAAGATCTATCCCAAGGCCAAGATCGAGCAGGCCCTGGCCAACTTCTTCACCGCGGAGAACCTGGCCGTGCTGCGCGAGCTGGCCCTGCGCAGCGTGGCCGACAAGGTCGAGGAAGACGCCTCGGTAGGGGAGGACTCCCCGGCCATCAAGGAGCGCATCGCGGTGGCGGTGACCCCCAGTCCCAAAGACGCCTTGCTCATCCGCCGCGGGGCCCGCATGGCCCAGCGGATGCGTGGTGAACTGCACGTGGTGCACGTGAGGAACCGCCGCCTCTCGCGGGAGGAAGAACGGGTGCTGGACAGCCACCGCATCATCACCGAGAGCCTCGAGGGCCGCTTTCATAGCCTCGAGGGCCGCGACGTCGCCAAAGCCCTGGCGGATTTTGCCAAGGAATACGGCATCACCCAGCTTGTCTTGGGGGAGAACTCCAACCCCACCTGGCGCGACTTCTTCCGACTCTCCATCATCCAGCGCTTGATCTACCTCACCCACGACATCGACATCCACATCATGGACCGACGGGCCGAGGAGCGCTAG
- a CDS encoding DDE transposase family protein: MHPGVGGSGGGAKGGYLFSVKGNQAELKELIQWAFANYQATDHYIQHQVRGGEVWIWHLEGLPLPEGVSGWRGSRMALRMRRRVVRKNSGELREETAYALTSLQAPAKRLYALWRGHWEVENRLHHKRDTVLGEDASRSRKGAAGLMYLRDVILNLLHLKRWPVLRSVRKFSADPKVLLRLIRGL, from the coding sequence GTGCACCCAGGAGTTGGCGGCAGTGGTGGTGGAGCAAAAGGGGGGTATCTGTTCAGCGTCAAAGGGAACCAGGCAGAGCTCAAGGAACTGATCCAGTGGGCCTTTGCCAACTACCAGGCGACCGACCACTACATCCAGCACCAGGTTCGGGGTGGAGAGGTCTGGATATGGCACCTGGAAGGGCTCCCCCTGCCGGAGGGGGTGAGCGGCTGGCGGGGCTCGCGGATGGCCTTGCGGATGCGACGGCGGGTGGTGCGCAAGAATAGCGGGGAGCTACGGGAGGAGACCGCCTATGCCCTGACCAGCCTACAGGCCCCGGCCAAGCGGCTGTATGCCCTGTGGCGGGGACACTGGGAGGTAGAGAATCGCTTACACCATAAACGAGACACGGTGTTGGGAGAAGATGCCTCCCGCAGCCGCAAGGGGGCGGCGGGGCTGATGTACCTACGGGATGTGATCCTGAACCTCCTGCATCTCAAAAGGTGGCCGGTGTTGCGCTCGGTTAGAAAGTTCTCGGCTGATCCCAAAGTTCTGCTGAGGCTAATCCGAGGGTTGTGA
- a CDS encoding transposase family protein encodes MKTASIPSPLPYLAQIPDPREYLKTQHRWQDLLLICLMAVGSGRHNILAVSQWVQDQRRFLLDEVHIRTRRGERKLPGQATLYRLFWSLSKDLQPLQKALLSWAREVLKALGKEGDEPLPVAVDGKHLRGTRCAWRGEEALVFLSALVQGLGLSLGSQAIADGEAAAAQGLVVHMEGLGVDWVLTGDAALCTQELAAVVVEQKGGICSASKGTRQSSRN; translated from the coding sequence ATGAAAACTGCTTCCATTCCCTCTCCGTTGCCATACCTAGCCCAGATACCCGATCCCCGCGAGTACCTGAAGACCCAGCATCGCTGGCAAGACCTGCTGCTGATCTGCTTGATGGCGGTGGGCTCGGGACGGCACAATATCCTGGCCGTCAGCCAGTGGGTGCAAGACCAGCGACGCTTCTTGCTGGACGAGGTCCATATCCGTACCCGCCGGGGTGAGCGCAAACTACCCGGGCAAGCCACCCTCTACCGCCTCTTTTGGTCCTTGAGCAAGGACCTACAACCCTTGCAAAAGGCCTTACTATCCTGGGCTCGGGAGGTACTCAAGGCCCTGGGCAAGGAGGGCGATGAACCCTTGCCCGTAGCCGTGGACGGTAAACACCTCCGGGGCACCCGGTGTGCTTGGCGAGGGGAAGAGGCGCTGGTCTTTTTGTCGGCGTTGGTTCAGGGGCTGGGGCTCTCCTTGGGGAGCCAGGCGATTGCCGACGGTGAGGCAGCGGCGGCGCAGGGACTGGTGGTACACATGGAGGGGCTGGGGGTGGACTGGGTACTGACGGGGGATGCGGCCTTGTGCACCCAGGAGTTGGCGGCAGTGGTGGTGGAGCAAAAGGGGGGTATCTGTTCAGCGTCAAAGGGAACCAGGCAGAGCTCAAGGAACTGA